GGCTTCTCCGAGCCGAACGCCGGCTCCGACCTCGCGAGCCTGCAGACGAAGGCCGTCGTCGAGGGCGACGAGCTGGTGGTCACCGGCCAGAAGATATGGACCAGCTTCGGGCAGATCGCGGAGTGGCAGGAGCTGCTCGTGCGCACCGACCCGAATGCGCCGAAGCACAAGGGCATCACCTGGGTGATCTGCCCGATGGGTGCGCCCGGCATGGACATCCGGCCGATCAAGACGCTCGCCGGCAACAGCGACTTCTGCGAGGTCTTCTACGACGGCGTGCGCATCCCGCTGCGCAACGTCGTCGGCAGGCTGAACGACGGCTGGCGGGTCGCCATGGCCACGCTCAGCTTCGAGCGCGGCACCGCGTTCATGTCCGAGCAGGTGCGGCAGGCACGCCGGGTCGACGAGCTGGTGCGCGTCGCCCAGCACGTCCCGGGGCCTTCGGGACGTGCCCGCGCGATCGACGACGACGAGCTGGCGCGCCGTCTCGCGACCGTGCGCGCGGAGGTCGAGGCGATGCGCGCCATGACCTACCGCAGCCTGTCGCTGGCCGCGCGCACGGGCATGCCGGGCGCCGAGGCGTCGATGATCCGGCTCTTCTTCTCAGAGCTGGTGCAGCGCATCGACGCGCTCGCGATGGAGATCATCGGCCCCGCCTGCCTCGACGACTTCGACGCGCACGGCGCGCCGGTCGAGGGCTGGTCCGAGCGCTACCTCACCGGGCTGTCGCAGACGATCGGCGGCGGCACCAAGGAGATCCAGCGCAACATCATCGGCGAGCGCGTGCTCGGCCTGCCGCGCTGACGCGGCCCCAACCCGACTCCGGGAGACCCCGATGGACCTGACCCTCAGTGCCGAGCAGGAGGCGGTGCGCGACGCGATCCGCGGCCTGCTCCGCGACCGCCTGCCGTCGGCGCGCGTGCGCGCCGTCATGGAGACGCCCGACGGCGTCGACGCCGAGGTCTGGCGGACCGCCGCCGAGCTCGGCTGGTTCGGGCTGGCCGTGCCCGAGGCCGCAGGCGGCGCCGGCTACGGGCTCGCCGAGGCGATGCTGCTCTTCGTCGAGCTCGGGCGCAGCCTCGCCCCGGGACCGTGGCTCGGGACCGTGGTCGGTGCGCTCGCCCTTGCCTCCACGCCGGCGGCGGCCGCGCCGCTGGGCGACGTGCTCGCCGGCCGCACCCGTGTCGCGCTGGTCGACGATCCGGGCGACCGCCTCGGCCACGGCGCAGGGGCCGACGGTGAGGTCGACGGCGTCTTCGACGCGGGCGCGGCGCAGGCGTTGCTCGTCGTCGGGCAGGCCGCGGCACGCTTCGTCGCCGTGGGGCCGGAGGCCCGCGTGGAGAGCCGTGCGGGCATGGATCCGACGCGCCGCCTCGGCCGGGTCGCGTGCCGGGGCGCCGCGGCGCTCGTGCTCGAGGGCGACGCCGCGCACTGGCGCCGGGTGGCAACCGTGCTGGCGGCGGCCGAGGCGACGGGCGTCGCCGAGCGGACGCTGGAAGCGTCCGTCGAGTACGCCAAGGTGCGCCAGCAATTCGGCCAGCCGATCGGCGCGTTCCAGGCGATCAAGCATCGCTGCGCCGACATGGCGGTGCGCGCCGAGGTCGCGCGCTCGGCCGTCACCTACGCCACCGTGGGGCTCGACGAGGGCGCCGGGGACGCGCCCCTCCACGTGCACGTCGCCAAGACGCTCGCCGGCGGCGCGGCGCTCCAGAACGCGACGGACAACGTCCAGAACCACGGCGGCATGGGCTACACCTGGGAGGCCGACGCGCATCTCTTCCTCAAGCGAGCCCGCGTGCTCGAGCACACCATGGGCTCGCGCACGGCGCACCTCGACGCGCTCGTCGCGCCCTGGCGCGCGGCCTCCTGACCGCGCCGCGGACACCGTCGCCCGGCGCGCCGCCGCCGGGGATGCCGCCCGATCGCGGCGGGGGCTTCCCCGCGCTCCGCCATCGCATCTTCCGGCGTTACGTCCTCGGACAGGGCGTCTCGCTGATCGGCTTCTGGATGCAGAGCGTGGCGCAGGCCTGGCTCGTCTATCGCCTCTCGGGCTCGACGGTCGCCCTCGGGGTGGTGTCGGCGTGCGCGTTCGCGCCGATCGCCTTGCTCGCGCCGGTGGCCGGCGTGATCGCCGACCGCGTGTCGAAGCGGAACCTCATCGTGCTGACGCAGACGGCGGCGATGCTGCTCGCGTTCACCCTCGGCACGCTGGTCGCGTTCGACCTGGCGACGGTACCGCTGGTGGCAGTGATGGCGGCTGGGCTCGGCGTCATCGGCGCCTTCGACCTGCCGACGCGCCAGGCGTTCCTCGTCGAGATGGTCGGGCCGCAGGATCTCGCCAGCGCGATCGCGCTGAACGCCTCCATCTTCAACACCGCGCGGGTGGTCGGGCCGGCGATCGCGGGCAGCCTGGTCGGTACCATCGGCGAGGCGCCGTGCTTCTTCCTGAACGGCATCAGCTACCTCGGCGTCCTCTGGGCGCTCGCCGGCATTCCGGCGCGCGCCCCGGGGGCGGGCGCGGCGAGCGATCGCGGCGATCTCTTCTCCGGCCTGCGCTACGTGCGCCGGCACCGCGCCCTCGGCGCGCTCCTGATCGCGCTCGGCGTGGTCTCCGCCCTCGCGCTCCAGGCGAACGTGCTCATGCCTGCCTTCGCCGAGCGCACGTTCGCGGGCGGGCCGACGGCGTACGGGCTCCTCCTCACGGCGTTCGGGACCGGCGCGGTGCTGTCGGCGCTGCGCCTCGCGTGGCGGCGCTGGACGCGCTCCCAGCACCGCGCCAACCTGCTCCTCGGGCTGGGCGTCTTCGCGCTCGGGCTGCTCGGCGTCGCGGCCAGCCCGCGGCTCGAGGTCGCGCTCGCCTGTCAGCTCCTCGCCGGCCTCGGCATGATCCGCTTCACCGCGACCACCAACACGCTGATCCAGCTGCTCGTCGACGACCGCTACCGCGGCCGCGTCATGGGCCTGCACACGGTGATGTTCATGGGCACGGCGCCGATCGGCAGCCTCGTCCTCGGCGTGACCGCAGACGCCCTCGGGCTGCGGGCCGCGCTCGGCGTGGCGGGGGCGGCGCCGCTGGTCGCGCTGGCGTTCCTGTTCGCCGCGCTCCCGCCGGAGCGGGCGCACACCCACGGCGCGTGAGCTACTGGATGCCGGGGCCGGGCGCCAGGGTCATCGGATCGACGCCGAGGGTGCGGATGGCGGCGTCCCACATGGTCTCGGGGTCGTGCGCGAAGACGAGGTCCGGATCGGCGGGGGCGCTCAGCCACGCGGAGGCGGCGAGCTCGGAGTCGAGCTGTCCCGGCCCCCAGCCGGCGTAGCCGAGGAGGACGCGGCAGCGGAAGCGCTCGACGTCGTCCGGGTCGGCCTCGAGCAGCTGGCGCAGCACGTCCGCCGACGCCGTGAGGTGCAGGCCCGCGCCGATCTCCTCGGTGCCCTCGAGCCCCTCGCCGCCGACCAGGACGAAGCCGCGATGGGTCTCGACCGGGCCGCCGGTCCAGAGCGTCAGGCGGCTCTCGCTGCGGACGGGCGGATCGAGCGAGACCGCGGCGCTGGCGAGGACGTCGGTGGGACGGTTGACGACGAAGCCCATGGCGCCGTCGGGTCCGTGCTCGCAGAGGAGGACGACGCTGCGGGCAAAGTTCGGATCCTGGAGCTGCGGCATCGCCACCAGCAGCGTCGGGGCCAGGAAGTCACCAGACCGCATGCTCGGATGCTCTGTGTCGATTCCGACGTTGTCAACCCGCGCCGGACGGATCGTCGTCGGGACGCAGGCGGTGATCGATCGGTCGCGCGCCGTGGCCGACCGCAGGGGCGGCGGCGAGGGCACGGCCGAGCCAGCGCTTGGCGCGCACGGCGGCGTCCTCGAGGGTGCGCCCCTGCGCGAGCCCCGCGGCGATCGCGGCCGACAGGCTGCATCCGGTGCCATGCGTGAGCGCGGCCCCGACGCGCGGCGCGTCCAGCTCGACGACGCCGGTCGCCGTCGCCAGCACGTCGACGGCGCGGCCGGGCAGGTGGCCGCCCTTCACCAGCACCGCCGCCGCCCCGAGATCGCGCAGGGCGCGGCCCGCATCGCGCATCGCCGGCAGATCGTCGACGCGACGTCCGGTGAGCGCCGCCGCCTCGGGCAGGTTCGGCGTCACGAGGGTCGCGAGCGGCAGGAGCGCGCGCAGCGCCGCCGCCGTCGCCGGCGTCGCGAGGGCGTCGCCGCTGGTCGCCACCAGCACCGGGTCGACGACCAGCGCGGGCAGCGGGCGCGCACGCAGATGGGCGGCGAGGGCGGCGATCACCTCGGGGGTCGGCAGCATGCCCGTCTTCGCAGCCGCGATCACGAGGTCGTCCTGCACCGCGGCGAGCTGGGCTACGACGAAGCCGGCGTCGACGTCCCGGCGGCCGCGCACGCCGGTCGTGTTCTGCACCGTGAGGCTCGTCAGCACGGCGCCACCGTAGACGTCGAAGGCGTGGAAGGTCTTCAGGTCGGCCTGGATGCCGGCACCGCCGCTCGGGTCGGAGCCGGCGATCGTCATGGCGACGGGTGGCCCGGCGCCGGCGCCTCCGCTATGGACCGAACCCATGGCGGTCCAGGTCTACCAGACGGATGCGGAGGCCTTCGAGGCCGCCGCCAACCTCGTCGTGACCCAGCTCCAGGCCGCGCTCGCCCGCGGCCGCGCCCGCTTCGCGCTGACCGGCGGGCACAGCGGCCGTGCGCTGCTGACGCGCTTCGCGCAGCGCGCCGACGTGGCGTGGGACCGCATCGACTACACGCTCACCGACGACCGCTGGGTGCCGGGCGACGATCCGGACTCGAACCTGCGCCTCGCACGGGAGCTGCTGTTCGGGCCGTGCGGCGTCCCGGCGGCGCGCATCCACCCGCCGCCGACCGAGCGCGCGACGCCCGCCGCCACCGCGGCGGCGTGGGCCGCCGACCTCGAGGGCTTCGCCGGACGGCCACCGGTGCTCGACGTGGTCGTCCTGGCCCTCGCGCCCGACGGCCACATCGCCTCGCTGATGCCCGGATCGGCGGCGCTCGCCGCGACCGCCTGGGCGGCAGGGGTAGCCGCCGACGAGGTCGGCGTCGAGCCCCGCGTCGCCCGCGTCACGCTGACCGCGCCGGTGCTCACGGGCGCAGGCCACGTCGTCATGACCGCCATCGGCGCGGAGCGGGCGGCGGCCCTGAAGGCGGCCGTCGAAGCGCCGGTCGACCCGACGCGCCGGCCGTCGCAGCTGCTGCTGCCGTCGGCGCGCTGCACGTGGATCGCGGATCGCGCGGCGGCGGCGACGCTCGCACGTCAGTAGCGCCGGCCCCAGAGCAGGTCGATCGCGCTCGAGCCGCGGCTCGAGGTGGAGACCTTCACCGACACGCGCGGCAGCAGCTGATACTCGACGCCCACGATCTGCGTCGGCTGGGCGCCGAAGTCGGCCGAGATCGACAGGAAGATGTCCTGCGTCAGGTAGCGGCCCGCGCTCACCTCGGTGGCGCCGAGGTCGAGCGTGTCGAGCCCGAAGGCGTCCATGACGGAGCGGCGCAGCTCCGGGGCGACGTAGCCTGCGGCGAGCGCGACGGCCTGGCGCTGGAGATCGACGCTCTGCTCGCGGCGGAGGTCGTGCGCCGGGCGGCCGAAGAGCAGCACGGCGAGGATGTCGGCCTGGTCGAGCGGCGGCTCGGAGGTGAGCGTCAGGGTGGGATGGGTCGCCGTTCCGCCGAGCGCGACCACCACGCGATAGTCGCCGGCGCGGTGCGTGGCCTCCACCTGAAGGGCGGGATCGGGCGGGTTCTCGCCGTCGAAGATCACGACGCCGCGCTCGAGCGTGAAGCGCCGGCCCTGGAAGGCGTACGACCCGCGCACGAGCCGGATGCGGCCGCGCAGCAGCGTCGGCGCCTGCGGCGTCTTCGTCACCTGCAGGTCGCCGGCGAGCTCGATGTCGGCGTCGTCACGACGGATCCACGCGTCGCGCTCGATGCGTACGCGCAGGCCGAGCGTGAGGGCATCGAGCAGGTCCGGGCCGGGCGGCGCCGGCTCCACCGCCGCGGGCGGCAGGCCGACCACCTCGATGGTCGGATCGGCCTCCAGCGACGGTGCCGACGTCGGCAGGACGCTCGGGCGGATGACGGCGTCGGCGACGTCGATGTCGCCCTCGATGACCGGTGCGGGCACGCTGCCGGCGAGGCGCAGCGTGCCGCTGACGTGCGCGCGATAGGCGGCGAGGTTCACCGCGAGGAAGCGGTCGAGGCGGATCGTCGCCGCGACGCCGCCCGCCGCGCCCTCACGCAGGCCGAGCCGCCCGCTGGCGTGCAGCGTGCCGTTGCCGGCGCGCGCGTCGAGCTGCTCGATGAGCAGCGTGTCGCCGTCGAGGCGCACGCGTCCCTCGACCCCTTCGTAGGTGACGGCCGTCGCCGAGAGCGTGATCGCGGACGCCGAGAGCGCGGCGGTGCCGCTGCCGCGCAGCGCCCCCCAGGGGCCGGCGAGGCGGAGGTCGGCGGTGAGGCGGCCGTCGAGACGCCGCAGCGTGCGCGGCACGAGCAGCGGCACGAAGCCGAGATCGAGGCCGGCGGTTCGCAGCCCGATCTGCACGGGCTGCATGCGCAGGTCCGGATGCGAGCCGTGCCAGGCGAGATCGAGGGGGATCGTGGCGTCGGCGTCGAGGCGGCCCGCGTCGGCGTGGACGAGCTGGGCACGCAGCCCGAGACGCTGGCCGGCATAGCGCACGTCGAGCGTGACGTCGCCATAGGTCTCGCGCTCGACGCGGACGGCCGCGGCGCGCAGGGCGCCGTCGAGCGTGGGGGCCGCCGCCGTCCCGCCGAGGGTCAGCGTGCCGGCCACCGTGCCGCCGCAGGGTCGCTCGCCGAGCTGGCGGCAGATCGGGCCCAGCTCGAGTGCGGCGATGGCGACGCGCGCCGCGTTGCGCCCCGGCACGCCGAGGCTTCCCTCGATCATGACGCGCTGGCTCCCGGCCGTGAGCGCCAGGCGGTCGGCGGACACGACGCCATCGGCGAGCCGCCAGCGTGCCGGCGCAACGAGCGCCCAGGCGGTCTCGCCCGGCAGACCGACACGCAGGGTCGAGAGCCGCCCGGCGAAGCGCTCGCCCGCACCCGCACCGTCGAGCGCGAGCGCGGCCACGGCGCCGTCCGCACGGCTCGCACGCACGGACACGGTGCCGCGGTCCTCGCTAGCGGCCCGGCGCCAGCCGGCGGCGCCGTCGGCGCGCCACGGCGGCTGTCCGCTCTGCACGATGCCCGTGCCGCCGAACCATGCGCGCGCCCAGGGCGCGCTGCCGCCGAGGCCGTCGAGGCGCACGGTGGCGTCGAGCCGGCGCGCGGAGACCGCCTCGCTGCGCAGGTCCCTGGCCCCGAGGCTGGCGTCGACGGTCAGCGCGTCGAGCCGGCCGACGGCGCTCGCCAGCAACGTCGCCTGACCGTCGACGCGGCGCTGCGCGCCGAGCGCGCCGAGGCTGCCGCGCGCGTCGAGCCGGAGGTCGAGCCGGCCGCCGGCGAGGTCGACGCCTCCGTGCGCGTGCGCCGCGAAGCCGAGGGCCTCGCCCCCGCGGCCTCGAGCGTGAGGCGGTCGCCGGCCAGCGCCGCGCGCGCCACGACCGAGTCCAGCCGCACGCCGGCGAGCGCCAGCGGGGCCGCGTGCAGCGACGCCGTCGCGCGCCGGGTCGCGTCCTCGAAGCCCGTGCCGCGGGCGGCGGCGCGCAGCACCCCGGCTCCGCTCGGGGCGGCGGAAACGGCTGCGAGGTCGTCGACGCGCGCCGCGAGCCGTCCGCCAGCGTGGCGTCTCGGCCAGGGTGAGCGGCCCGTACACGCGCGGCGCCCGCAGCCTGGGCCACGCTGCCGTGGGCGACGGCGTGGCCGCCCGCGAGGCGCGCAGCGAGACGCACGCGGTCGAACGGGACCGAGGCCACGTGCGAGCCGTCCAGACGGACGCGGGCGGCGAGCGTCGCCGCCGCGTCGGCGCCGCGACCGGGCCGCCGCGCCGCTGAGACGCCCCGCCGGCAGCGCCGCGACCACGCCGCCCGGGTCGAGGGCGGCGAGCGGGGCCGTCGCCTCCCAGGCGAGGGCGTCCGCATCGAGGCGGCCCGGACCGCGAGGGCACCGGCGTGCGGGGTCGCGGCGCGCAGCCCCACCGCGAGCGCGTCCCACGGTCCCTCGATGCGCGCCGCGGCGCGGAGGTCGCTCTCGAGCGCGACCTCCGGCAGCAGCGCGCGCAGCTCGCGTGCGGAGAGCGGCGCCAGGCGGGCACGCAGCCCGGCACGGTGCCCCGGCGTCAGGCCGCCGTCGGCGCGCAGCACGGAGCGCTGCGTGGCGAGCCGGAACCCGTCCAGCGTGATGCGCCCGTCCGCCGTGACGGCGACCCGGCCCGTGGCCTCGAGCGGCGACACGTCGACACCGGCAGGGCGGGCGGCCAGCCGCCCGACGTCGAGGGTGAGGTCGCCGCGCACGAGGAGCAGCGACGCGGCGACGTCCAGGTCGGTGAGGCCCTGCCAGCCGGCTTGGCGGCGGAGCGCGACGCGGGCGTCGTGCACCCGCACCTCGGGGAGGGCGATCGGCGGCGGATGCGAGCCGTCGTGCGCGTCGCCGTCCGCGGTGAGCCGCGCCCACGCGGCGGCGGGGTCGGGCACGCGCACCCGCGGCGACCACGCCGTGACGCCGCCGAGGAGCACCCGGCCGCGCGCCAGCGCCGCGAGCGACCAGCTGACGGCGATCCGCGGCACGCGCACCCGCGTGCCATCGGGGAAGTCGAGTCGCACGCCGCGCAGCTCGACGCCGTGGAGGAGCCGCGCGTCGAGACCGCCGATGCGCACCTCGGCCCCCGTGGCGGCGGCGACGACGGTGGTGAGCGTGCGGCGCAGGAACGCGCGGCCGCCGTCGGTGCGCAGCGCGAGCGCGACGCCGGCCAGGACGACGGCGACGAGCGCCGCCAGCGCGACCAGCGTGCGTCCGAGGAGGCGCAGCATCCATCCCATGGCTCAGAAGGTCTGTCCGACGCTCACGTACACCTGCCAGGCGGCGTCGTCGCCCCGCGGGTCGAGGGGGAAGCCGAGGTCGAGGCGGATCGGACCGACCGGGGAGATGTAGCGCGCCCCGACGCCGACGCCCACCTGCATGTCGTCGATGGGGAAATCGCCGCTCGCGCGGGTGACCTGGCCGGCGTCGACGAAGCCGGCCGCGCCGATCGTCTCGGTGATCGCGTGGCGGAGCTCGACCGAGGTGACGACGATGCTCTTGCCGCCGATGGGCTCGTCGCGCACGAGCGGGCCGACGCGCCGTCGCGCGTAGCCCCGGACCGAGCCCAGGCCGCCGGCGTAGAAGCGCTCCCAGATCGGCACCGCGGTGCCGCCGTACGGCTCGATGCTGCCGAGCCCGACGCGACTCGCGCCGACGAAGCTCCACGGCATCGGCAGGTAGCCGCGCACCTCTCCCCACAGGCGCACGAAGTCGGCGTCGCCGCCGAGGAAGCCGCCCACCGGCTCGACCACCGCGCTCATCGACACGCCGCGCGAGGGGTCGAGCAGGTCGTCGACGGCGTTCCAGTCGAGGCCGAAGCCGAGGGCGGAGATCACGGCCTGGTCGGGGGTCGCCCGCGGCAACGCCTTTTCGACGGGGAACGGCACGTCGGAAAGGAAGTCGAGCTCGGCGCGATAGAAGCCGAACACGGACAGCTTCGGCGTGACGTCCCATTCGAGGCGGGGCAGGCCGCGGGTCTGCAGGAGCGTGTAGGTGTCCTCGTCGAGCTGCTCCTGGGAGAGCGCCAGCCGCACGCGGCTGTTCTGCGTCGGGAAGTGCGGTTGGAGGAAGTCGGCGGTGATGGTGCGCCGCAGGAACGAGGCCCGCGCGGCGAAGCCGAGCTGGCGGGCGCCGCCGTAGAAGTTGTAGTCGCGCCAGGCGGCCAGCCCGCGCACCTCCTCGACGGTGTCGTAGCCGATGCCGAAGCGTACCTCGTGCTGCGGCGCCTCCATCAGGCGGACGTCCATGCCGACCTCGCGCGCCGTGCCGGCGTCCTCGACCAGTCGGACGCTCTGGAAGAGGCGCAGCGCCTCGAGCTGCCGCCGCGTCTTCTCGACGGCGACCTCGCTGAACGGCTCGCCGGGCGCGAAGCTGATCTCGCGGCGAACGACCTCCTCCTCGACGTCGCCGAGCCCGCTGACGGTGATCGGCCCGAAGACGCAGGCCGGACCCATGACGACGGTGTAGGCGACGCTCGCCTCGTTGGTCCGCACGTCGACGCGGGCTTTCTTGTCGACGGCGACGCGCGCGCGCGCATGGGTGCGATACCAGGCACGGAGCTGCGCGCGCATGCGGTCGTAGCGCTCCTCGGTGAAGACGTCGCCGGGCTCGAGGGCGAGGTCGGTCGGTTGCGGGCGCGGGACGGCGCCGTCCGGGTCGTCGGTGACGCGCACCGAGACGTCGGCGACGCGCACCGGCGGGCCCTCGTCGACGTAGATCACGATGCGCAGGACGTCGCCCTCGGCGGGCAGCTCCACGTCGTGTCCCACCTTGGCGTGGTAGTAGCCGCGGCTGCGATAGGTCGCGCGCAGGTTCTCGATGTCGTGCTCGAAGGCGGCCGGATCGAACGGCGGCCGCGGGCGCCAGAATGCGAACCAGCGCCGGGGCTGGGTCTGCATGACCGCACGCAGGTCCTTCGCCGAGACCTCGCCGGCGCCGTCGATGTCGAGCGAGCCGACGACCCAGTCCCGGCGCGGATCGAGCGCCTCGACCTGCACCGCGAACGCCGGACGCGGACCCAGAAGGAGGGCGAGCAGCCCCCCGGCGACGAGGAGCGCGCGCACGGGGCTCCTCTGCTAGCACCCGGGCTCCGGGGCGCAAGGGCCGACACGACTTGACCGCCTGCGCCGGAACCAAGACACTGCCGCTCGATCGGGACCCGTATGCCCAACGACACGCTGACCATCACCGACAACCGTACTGGCGCCACCTACGAGGTGCCGATCGAGGACGGCGCGATCCGCGCCACCGACCTGGCGAGGATCCGCGCGGCCGACGACGGCCCCGGCCTCGTCAGCTACGACCCGGCGTTCCAGAA
The genomic region above belongs to bacterium and contains:
- a CDS encoding acyl-CoA dehydrogenase family protein, producing MEIRFTPEEERFRAEARRWLEANVPRDQRPEIADIRGRRDWDMAWQRRMHDAGWAGINWPSEYGGRGATVMEQLVWYEEYARVGAPDVTTGFVGLKHAGPTLIACGTEEQKAYHLPRILRGDTVWCQGFSEPNAGSDLASLQTKAVVEGDELVVTGQKIWTSFGQIAEWQELLVRTDPNAPKHKGITWVICPMGAPGMDIRPIKTLAGNSDFCEVFYDGVRIPLRNVVGRLNDGWRVAMATLSFERGTAFMSEQVRQARRVDELVRVAQHVPGPSGRARAIDDDELARRLATVRAEVEAMRAMTYRSLSLAARTGMPGAEASMIRLFFSELVQRIDALAMEIIGPACLDDFDAHGAPVEGWSERYLTGLSQTIGGGTKEIQRNIIGERVLGLPR
- a CDS encoding acyl-CoA/acyl-ACP dehydrogenase, producing the protein MDLTLSAEQEAVRDAIRGLLRDRLPSARVRAVMETPDGVDAEVWRTAAELGWFGLAVPEAAGGAGYGLAEAMLLFVELGRSLAPGPWLGTVVGALALASTPAAAAPLGDVLAGRTRVALVDDPGDRLGHGAGADGEVDGVFDAGAAQALLVVGQAAARFVAVGPEARVESRAGMDPTRRLGRVACRGAAALVLEGDAAHWRRVATVLAAAEATGVAERTLEASVEYAKVRQQFGQPIGAFQAIKHRCADMAVRAEVARSAVTYATVGLDEGAGDAPLHVHVAKTLAGGAALQNATDNVQNHGGMGYTWEADAHLFLKRARVLEHTMGSRTAHLDALVAPWRAAS
- a CDS encoding MFS transporter — encoded protein: MPPDRGGGFPALRHRIFRRYVLGQGVSLIGFWMQSVAQAWLVYRLSGSTVALGVVSACAFAPIALLAPVAGVIADRVSKRNLIVLTQTAAMLLAFTLGTLVAFDLATVPLVAVMAAGLGVIGAFDLPTRQAFLVEMVGPQDLASAIALNASIFNTARVVGPAIAGSLVGTIGEAPCFFLNGISYLGVLWALAGIPARAPGAGAASDRGDLFSGLRYVRRHRALGALLIALGVVSALALQANVLMPAFAERTFAGGPTAYGLLLTAFGTGAVLSALRLAWRRWTRSQHRANLLLGLGVFALGLLGVAASPRLEVALACQLLAGLGMIRFTATTNTLIQLLVDDRYRGRVMGLHTVMFMGTAPIGSLVLGVTADALGLRAALGVAGAAPLVALAFLFAALPPERAHTHGA
- a CDS encoding YqgE/AlgH family protein; protein product: MRSGDFLAPTLLVAMPQLQDPNFARSVVLLCEHGPDGAMGFVVNRPTDVLASAAVSLDPPVRSESRLTLWTGGPVETHRGFVLVGGEGLEGTEEIGAGLHLTASADVLRQLLEADPDDVERFRCRVLLGYAGWGPGQLDSELAASAWLSAPADPDLVFAHDPETMWDAAIRTLGVDPMTLAPGPGIQ
- the thiD gene encoding bifunctional hydroxymethylpyrimidine kinase/phosphomethylpyrimidine kinase, which translates into the protein MGSVHSGGAGAGPPVAMTIAGSDPSGGAGIQADLKTFHAFDVYGGAVLTSLTVQNTTGVRGRRDVDAGFVVAQLAAVQDDLVIAAAKTGMLPTPEVIAALAAHLRARPLPALVVDPVLVATSGDALATPATAAALRALLPLATLVTPNLPEAAALTGRRVDDLPAMRDAGRALRDLGAAAVLVKGGHLPGRAVDVLATATGVVELDAPRVGAALTHGTGCSLSAAIAAGLAQGRTLEDAAVRAKRWLGRALAAAPAVGHGARPIDHRLRPDDDPSGAG
- the pgl gene encoding 6-phosphogluconolactonase; amino-acid sequence: MAVQVYQTDAEAFEAAANLVVTQLQAALARGRARFALTGGHSGRALLTRFAQRADVAWDRIDYTLTDDRWVPGDDPDSNLRLARELLFGPCGVPAARIHPPPTERATPAATAAAWAADLEGFAGRPPVLDVVVLALAPDGHIASLMPGSAALAATAWAAGVAADEVGVEPRVARVTLTAPVLTGAGHVVMTAIGAERAAALKAAVEAPVDPTRRPSQLLLPSARCTWIADRAAAATLARQ
- a CDS encoding translocation/assembly module TamB: MLASAVGRLDALTVDASLGARDLRSEAVSARRLDATVRLDGLGGSAPWARAWFGGTGIVQSGQPPWRADGAAGWRRAASEDRGTVSVRASRADGAVAALALDGAGAGERFAGRLSTLRVGLPGETAWALVAPARWRLADGVVSADRLALTAGSQRVMIEGSLGVPGRNAARVAIAALELGPICRQLGERPCGGTVAGTLTLGGTAAAPTLDGALRAAAVRVERETYGDVTLDVRYAGQRLGLRAQLVHADAGRLDADATIPLDLAWHGSHPDLRMQPVQIGLRTAGLDLGFVPLLVPRTLRRLDGRLTADLRLAGPWGALRGSGTAALSASAITLSATAVTYEGVEGRVRLDGDTLLIEQLDARAGNGTLHASGRLGLREGAAGGVAATIRLDRFLAVNLAAYRAHVSGTLRLAGSVPAPVIEGDIDVADAVIRPSVLPTSAPSLEADPTIEVVGLPPAAVEPAPPGPDLLDALTLGLRVRIERDAWIRRDDADIELAGDLQVTKTPQAPTLLRGRIRLVRGSYAFQGRRFTLERGVVIFDGENPPDPALQVEATHRAGDYRVVVALGGTATHPTLTLTSEPPLDQADILAVLLFGRPAHDLRREQSVDLQRQAVALAAGYVAPELRRSVMDAFGLDTLDLGATEVSAGRYLTQDIFLSISADFGAQPTQIVGVEYQLLPRVSVKVSTSSRGSSAIDLLWGRRY
- a CDS encoding BamA/TamA family outer membrane protein, with the translated sequence MRALLVAGGLLALLLGPRPAFAVQVEALDPRRDWVVGSLDIDGAGEVSAKDLRAVMQTQPRRWFAFWRPRPPFDPAAFEHDIENLRATYRSRGYYHAKVGHDVELPAEGDVLRIVIYVDEGPPVRVADVSVRVTDDPDGAVPRPQPTDLALEPGDVFTEERYDRMRAQLRAWYRTHARARVAVDKKARVDVRTNEASVAYTVVMGPACVFGPITVSGLGDVEEEVVRREISFAPGEPFSEVAVEKTRRQLEALRLFQSVRLVEDAGTAREVGMDVRLMEAPQHEVRFGIGYDTVEEVRGLAAWRDYNFYGGARQLGFAARASFLRRTITADFLQPHFPTQNSRVRLALSQEQLDEDTYTLLQTRGLPRLEWDVTPKLSVFGFYRAELDFLSDVPFPVEKALPRATPDQAVISALGFGLDWNAVDDLLDPSRGVSMSAVVEPVGGFLGGDADFVRLWGEVRGYLPMPWSFVGASRVGLGSIEPYGGTAVPIWERFYAGGLGSVRGYARRRVGPLVRDEPIGGKSIVVTSVELRHAITETIGAAGFVDAGQVTRASGDFPIDDMQVGVGVGARYISPVGPIRLDLGFPLDPRGDDAAWQVYVSVGQTF